From Pseudomonas alcaligenes, a single genomic window includes:
- a CDS encoding AraC family transcriptional regulator, protein MRNAALFAPYLAAVGLSEEVVTSPDTEIPLSQYMALWELVGREVSSSIGLQTGIRAHSSDWGAYGYAARSAPSMQLALRCLSHFYAVLAQGTRAEVSIDNDSITLIYQVVDPLVTDCCQDAEYTLSAALAILRELTKCPFLSPVWVEFGHDRLSVSSVYQELFGCPVYFNRPDNRLVFARDLLDMPVLTADIRLFQALEPFLQRQKSLRTESEILGRMAAHIASGLGSGGVSIELVASSMGIGVRTLQRRLSEQGLDFSQVVEDVRRSLAEDYVARSDYSFTNIALLLGYSEASSFSRAFRRWTQLTPLKYRQRARY, encoded by the coding sequence GTGCGTAATGCTGCTCTTTTTGCGCCGTACCTGGCCGCTGTGGGGCTTAGTGAAGAGGTTGTGACGTCACCTGATACAGAGATCCCCCTGTCCCAGTACATGGCTTTGTGGGAGTTGGTTGGTCGTGAGGTTTCCTCCAGCATTGGTCTGCAAACCGGTATCCGGGCTCATAGTAGTGACTGGGGTGCCTATGGATACGCCGCGCGTAGCGCACCATCAATGCAGTTGGCACTTCGTTGCCTGAGTCATTTCTATGCAGTGCTTGCCCAAGGCACGCGAGCCGAAGTCAGTATCGATAATGACTCCATTACACTGATCTACCAGGTAGTTGATCCGCTCGTTACTGACTGCTGCCAAGACGCCGAATATACATTGAGTGCTGCGCTGGCGATTTTGCGTGAACTGACCAAGTGCCCTTTTCTGAGTCCTGTTTGGGTCGAGTTTGGGCACGATAGACTCAGTGTGAGTTCTGTTTATCAGGAGTTGTTTGGGTGTCCGGTTTATTTTAATAGGCCGGATAATCGACTGGTGTTTGCGCGTGATCTTTTGGATATGCCGGTTTTAACCGCCGACATTCGATTGTTTCAGGCGCTTGAGCCATTTTTGCAGCGGCAAAAGTCGCTCCGCACTGAGTCGGAGATTCTTGGACGAATGGCGGCACATATTGCCAGTGGACTGGGTAGTGGCGGCGTAAGTATCGAGCTGGTTGCCAGTAGTATGGGCATTGGGGTGCGTACCTTGCAGCGCCGTCTCTCTGAGCAGGGTTTGGATTTTTCTCAGGTAGTTGAAGATGTGCGCCGCTCTTTAGCTGAAGACTATGTCGCCCGATCTGATTACAGCTTTACCAACATTGCCTTGTTGCTCGGATATTCAGAGGCCAGTTCTTTTAGCCGTGCTTTCCGTCGGTGGACACAACTCACCCCTCTGAAGTACCGGCAGCGCGCTCGATACTGA
- the tatA gene encoding twin-arginine translocase TatA/TatE family subunit yields the protein MGVFDVKHWLVVLLVVLLVFGGKRLRNLGSDLGEALKGFRKSLSGADSPCVDQSRVDPEHRQ from the coding sequence ATGGGAGTGTTTGATGTAAAGCACTGGCTGGTCGTCTTGTTGGTTGTCCTGCTGGTGTTCGGTGGAAAGCGTTTGCGGAATTTAGGCAGTGATTTGGGCGAGGCGCTAAAGGGTTTTCGCAAGTCGCTATCAGGTGCTGATAGCCCGTGCGTGGATCAATCGCGAGTTGATCCAGAGCATCGCCAGTGA
- a CDS encoding YCF48-related protein, translated as MRYLNTVMGVALATLLPLTSPQADPLEPVPAVPASNATQATMLDATWAEKRIVAVGDHGIVLLSDDQGASFRQARSVPLSAPLTGVSFVDGKQGWAVGHWGAILASLDGGDTWQIQRLSSEEDRPLFAVHFFNARQGVAVGLWSLILTTDDGGATWVERTLEAPPGSSRADLNLMGLFADRHGGLYATAERGQVLRSDDQGRSWHYLDTGYEGTLWAGAVLADGSLLVGGQRGTLLHGSADGKDFRRLPLESKSSVTAVAVSGRHVLAVGLDGLMVQSRSGGQSFQEQQSAQGVSLTAALINSNDSPVLFSRRGVIPEEAK; from the coding sequence ATGCGATACCTGAACACAGTCATGGGGGTCGCCCTGGCGACCTTGTTGCCACTGACCTCGCCGCAGGCTGATCCCTTGGAACCGGTGCCGGCAGTACCTGCGAGCAATGCCACCCAGGCAACCATGCTCGATGCTACATGGGCAGAGAAACGCATCGTTGCGGTTGGCGACCACGGCATAGTGCTGTTGTCGGACGATCAAGGTGCAAGCTTCCGCCAGGCACGCTCAGTTCCGCTTTCCGCGCCGCTTACTGGCGTGAGTTTCGTCGATGGAAAGCAGGGGTGGGCGGTCGGACACTGGGGGGCGATCCTGGCCAGCCTTGATGGCGGTGACACCTGGCAGATCCAGCGTCTGTCCAGTGAAGAGGATAGGCCGTTGTTCGCGGTGCATTTCTTCAATGCCCGGCAGGGGGTTGCAGTTGGCCTCTGGTCATTGATCCTGACCACCGACGATGGTGGTGCGACCTGGGTTGAGCGGACACTGGAAGCTCCTCCAGGCTCCAGTCGTGCCGATCTCAATCTGATGGGGCTTTTTGCCGACCGTCATGGCGGCCTGTATGCCACTGCCGAGCGTGGTCAGGTGCTGCGCTCCGACGACCAGGGCCGAAGCTGGCATTACCTGGATACCGGCTACGAAGGCACCCTCTGGGCTGGCGCCGTACTGGCAGATGGGAGCCTGTTGGTTGGCGGTCAGCGCGGCACGCTACTGCATGGTTCGGCAGACGGTAAGGACTTTCGCCGTTTGCCGCTGGAGAGCAAGAGCTCGGTCACAGCCGTGGCCGTGTCTGGTCGTCATGTACTGGCGGTCGGCCTTGATGGGCTGATGGTGCAAAGCCGTAGTGGCGGGCAGAGCTTCCAGGAGCAGCAGTCGGCCCAGGGTGTTTCGTTGACGGCGGCCCTGATCAACAGCAATGACAGTCCTGTTCTGTTTTCGCGACGCGGTGTAATACCAGAAGAAGCTAAGTAG